The Arachidicoccus terrestris genome includes the window GCTACAGCTCTGTGGGGTTCGCAGGCAGCCAATGGGGTGCTGGTTATTAATACAAAACGAGGTAAAACAGGCAAGCCTGCTTTATCCTATTCTTTCAGGGGGACTTATTCCAGACAACCCAAAAGCATCCCTTTATTAAGCGGGGATCAGTTTGCTACCCTGATACCGGAAGAAGTGGCTAATGCTGGCGGCAATCCGCTGAATATTAATGAAAATAAGGAGTTCTCCTTCGATCCGTTGGATCCCTATTGGTATTATAATTATAGTAACAATAATAACTGGATTGATGCGATCACGCAGACAGGATATTCTCAGGATCATAGTGTTTCCATGACGGGCGGTGGAGAGAAAGCTAAATATTATGCTTCTGTCGGCTTTTTTCATCAGGACGGTACCACAATTGGGACGGGCCTGGACCGAATCACTTCGAAAGTTAATTTTGATTACAATGTTTCTAAAAGGATTCGCATCAGAGCGAATTTTACCTATGCCCATCTGAATAGGAAGTTGAATTATTTGTCCAGTATTCGTAATGTGGCTTATAATAAGATGCCCAATATGAGCATTTATGAGTATGATATTTTTGGAAACAGGTCTCCGAATTACTTTACACCGGAAGAGAATATTCAAGGGCAGTATTCCCATACTTATAATCCTTTGGCTTTAGCAAAGAATGCTATTTCCAAACAGAATGGCGACAGGATCACTCCGGCATTTCAACTGCAATATCAAATGATACCCAGGCTTCTGTTAGCCACATTTGATGTACAGTTTGACATTAATAATTCCGGTGCCCACACATTTTTGCCTCAGAATGCCACAGGAAGACCGCTTACAGAAACGGTTGTCAATCAGGCAAAAGCCAGTGATGGAGATGCATATAGTGTAACCACAAAAACTAACTTTATTTATACGCCCAGGGCTAATGATAGAAATCACCAGTTTCAGGCATTATTGTCCTTGCAATCCAATGATAGTAAATCAAATGCCTATAACGTTTTGACTACCAATACGGCCTCATCAGAATTTCAGTTTCCATTTAATGGCTCAAGGGCGACGAATTCTTCAGCATTGCTGACATCTACCAGGTCAGAAACCAGGTCCATCGGAACTCTATTGCAGGCGCAATATGGATGGCTAGATCGTTATATCCTGAATGCCGGCTTACGTATGGATGCCAATTCCCGGTTTGGACCTAATAACCGGTACGGGTTTTTTCCCTCCGTTTCTGCCAGGTGGCGCTTTTCCGGTGAAAAGTTCATGAAAAGGTACAGCAGTTTCATTGACGATTTGAGTTTCAGGGCAAGTTACGGGCAAGCGGGGTCTGCTCCTCCCAATAAAGCGATCTGGCAATATTTTAACACGTATGCGCCCTATGATTATACTTATATGGGAGAGTCCGGAGTCTATTCAACAAATGTTGAATTGACTAACCTGAAATGGCAGACACTGGTAGGTACAAATATTGGATTCAATTTGTGGATGTTTAAAAAGAGATTCCGCCTGGATTTTGAATTTTATCGTAATCGAATAGAGGATATGTTTTATGATGGTCTTCAAATTCCATCTTATACTGGCTTTTCTTCTATGCCTGCAAACGTCGGAACCATGGATAATCAGGGGTGGGAAGCCTTGCTGAATTTGATTCCTGTCAAAACGAAAAATTGGGAAGTGGGAGTTGACTTTAACTTCGCTAGTAATGAGAATGTCATCAGATCAATTTCTGACTTTTATCCCAGAACGAATGTTGAAAGCCTGGATGGAAATGGCATTTATAAAACTTATCTGCAGGTAAATAACCCATTTGGTTCTTTTTACGGCTATAAATACTTAGGCGTTTACAGTACCAAGGAAGAAACGATTGCCAGAGATGCGAAAGGGAATAAAATTTTGGATCCTTATGGTAATATACTGTATACCAGATTTCATTACCCTAGCGTTGACTATGTTTTCCAGCCCGGCGATGCTAAGTATGCCGATATTAACCATGATGGTAATATTGATGATAAAGATGTGGTATACCTGGGTAATGGCCTTCCTAAGATTACCGGTGGTTTTGGCTTGAATGTCACTTTTAAGAATAGATTAAAGCTGATTACCTTTTTTGATTATAAGTTAGATTATGACATCGTAAATGCTGCCGATATGAATACAACTAATATGTATGGATTCGATAATCAAAGTACTGCGGTGCTGGCCAGGTGGCGTAATCCGGGGGATATAACCGATATTCCAAGAGCATTGTATCGTAAAGGTTATAACTGGCTGGGCTCCAGTCGTTATGTTCAGGACGCTTCATATGTCCGGTTACAAGCCGTAACACTGCGATATACACTTCAAAAGAAATTTCTGGATAAGTTGAATGTCAGAAGTGCATCCGTATATGTGACCGTCGAGAATTTATATACATGGACCAAATATAAAGGGCAAAACCCTGATGTGTCGATCATTGGAAATAATAGCCCTTTTAAATACCCTGTAGATAATGCGTTGACACCTCCTTCCAGAAATGTTTTGTTGGGCATAAACATCAGTTTTTAACGTATGGGGTGTTGCGGAAAATTGTAAAATATTGTTTTTTAAAAGGCGATCGTCAATCAAAATATTGAAGCATGAAAAAGTATCTTAAATATTTATTCTTTATCTCAGTTATTGCGGTACTCAGTACTTCCTGTAACAAATGGCTTACGGTTAAGCCACAAGACGGGCTTATTCGCGATGATTACTGGAAGTCCAAGGAGCAATTTGCTGCTGCGGTGACCGGCTGTTATGAGAGTCTATTGAATCCTGCTCTTGTTGAGGAGCTGTTTGTATGGGGGGAGATTAGGGCCGATATGGTGACCTCTACCCTTCATACACCCGATGATGCCATAAAAATAATGGAAGACAATATTCTTCCCAGTAATTCATTTACTGATTGGTCGCCGGTATATGAGACCATTAATAATTGTAATACGGTATTGCAGTATGGGCCAGATGTCATTAACAGGGATCCGACTCTAACAGATTCCGCACAGAATGTGTATCTGGCACAGGCATATGCAATCAGGGGTCTGATGTATTTTTATTTATTAAGAACTTTTGGAGAAGTCCCACTACAGTTAACCGCTGTATCCACAGATGAGGAAGTTCAGCAATTGGCAAAGAGTTCAAAAGAGGAAGTATATAACCAGATTATTTCCGATTTTAAATTGGCCGAAAAATATGCGGCGCCCACTTATGGCAGCATGGATAAGGATCGGGGGAGAATCACCAAATATGGGGTATTTGCCATGGAGGCAGATGCTTATTTGTGGGAAGATAAATATGATAGTTGCGTTATTGCCTGTGATTCAATTATTAATACGCAGAAATACCTTTTGGTGCCCGGAACTACACAAACAGACTGGTTTAACCAGTTATATGCCGACGGCAATTCTATGGAGTCCATTTTCGAACTTCAGTTCGATGCGCAGGCCCTGAATCCGTTTTACAGCATGTTTATTACCTCTTCAAACCAATATGTAGCCTCAACGGATTATTTAACCGATGCATTTTACGGAAGAGACCCATTAGGTATTAAATCGGATATACGTGGTGAAAATGGTTCTTATGTGCCGACAAACGGTATGATTTTAAAATATGCGGCTTTGGCGGCTGGAGAGGAATATACAGTAAGAACACCGGACGAATCCTATGCTCATTGGATAGTTTACCGGTATGCAGACATATTATTAATGAAGGCTGAGGCGCTCTGCTATCTAAACCGGGGGCAGGAAGCTTTAGATCTGATTAAAATGGTAAGAACCAGAGGGCAGGCACTAGATGCGACTATAGAAGTGGATGAGTCAGGATCTGCTGAAGATATGGCCAAATATGTACTGGATGAAAGAGCCAGAGAGCTGGCTTTTGAGGGGAAAAGGTGGTATGATTTGCTGAGATATGCCAAACGGGATAATTACAAGAATTTGTCGGAACTGTCGCAGGCTGCTACAATAAACGCACCTAAAAACCTTATCCAGACGATTCTGAATAAGTATAAGGATGTAAATAGTCACTATTTGCCCATTAATTCGAATGAATTGCAGGCGGACAAAAAACTGGTTCAAAACCCCTTTTATAAATAGGCGTCAATTCAAACCCGTTTTGTTACATAAAGTGTCAAAGAATTAAAATTATCAGAAATGAAAAAAGTATCAGTAAAATGGATATTCCTTGCCATGACGGCATTGTTGTTGACCGGCAGCATTTGGATGAGTTGCAAGAAGGTACCCATTGTATATGCTACTACAGACGAGGTAAATATAACCGGATATATTGACCAGCACCTGGATTCCTTCTCCTTATTCAGAGAAATGCTGGATCAGACTGGGTATGATGGATTTTTAAGCGCCTATGGACACTACACGTTGTTTTTGCCTACCAATTCAGCGGTGCAGTCTTACCTTAAGGCAAGAAACAAAAGTTCGGTAGGACAGCTGAATGTGGACAGCCTGAAGGATTTTTTAAAGTTTCATTTGCTTGCAGATACGGTCTATACCATCTCTTTTACAGATGGTAAGTTGCCTTATCTTACTATGTATGGACAGTATCTGGTCACCGGGGCCAGCAATTCTGGCGGCAGCACCAGTTACAGAATTAACCGTCAGGCCAACATAATTGAGAGTAATTTGAGACAAGGAAACGGCGTTATTCATGTAATTGATCATGTGTTGGAGCCGGCGACGAGAAGCGTTGCGGGTATTGTTGCCGCAGATTCCAGGTATTCCATTTTTACGCAAGCCTTAAAGGCTACCGGGCTTTACGATTCATTAAATATTCCTGCCGTTGATAATAAGGATACTACCAAGGCATGGCTAACGCTGTTTGCGCAGTCAGACGCTGTTTTTGAGGCGAATAATATTCATTCATTTGATGAGTTGAAAGCCCGCTTCTCTAATACCGGTGATCCAAAAGATCCATTCGATAGCCTGCATTTATTTATGGATTACCATATTGTTGACAGAGCCAATTACCTGGCTGATATTATATCTGTAACTTCTTATTCGACCTGGGCGCCATTACAGGCGATAACCGTAAAATATGTTCATGATTCAATTTTGTTGAACGACGATGAGTTTAACGGGGTTCATGAGCCCGGTATTGAGTTGGCCAGGAACGGGAGTGATGTTTCAGCGACCAATGGAGTTGTCCATAATGCAACCAGTCTTTTATTGATAAAGAAACGGGATCCATTCCCTTTGTATTGGGATGTCTGTACCTATCCTGAAATCATGAATCTTCCTGCTTATTATCAAAAGCAATCATATGATTATCCATGGGATCAATTGCCTTCGTTTATAACGACGTCTGACAAAAAAGGTCCGTCAATTTCCTATGTAGGAGGCGTTGGGGGCTCTAGCCCGGTGGTGAATTATGATTATCTGAAATTACCGATGGGAAATAATAGATCCGCGTGGGTTGAACTGGAAACGCCGATGTTGGTTGCAGGCTCCTATAAGGTATGGATATGCTGGAGAAGAGCCGGCAGAAACATGATTGTCCAGGTATCTGTTGACAGTACGATTATGCAGAGAACGTTCAACAAGACAAGCTATCTTCCGTCCGGAACCGATGCAGTATTGGAGGCGCAAGGCTGGAAACATTATACCAATACAACCAGTACTACTGTCCCTGGGTATCTAGTAGGTACTGTAAACATTAAGACAACAGGGAAGCATAAAATCAGGTTTACTCCCCTGTCGGGCGGAGATAATGATTTCTGGCTGGATATGATTCAGTTCATACCATCTGATATGGAGCAGACCTGGCCAAGATTCGATCAGGACGGAGTGGCGCATTATAGTGCAGATGAGTAACGAAATCAGATAAGTCTGGTTATTTACATTAAGCACTTTGGGCATTTATGCCTGCCTCGTATAATTTAATAATTCAGGAAATCTAAATATTTAGTAAATGAAATTTTCAAAAATAATGCTATCCTGCCTGTTGGCGATACTTGTATTGTTTTCGTGCCGGAAAGATCAGTGGGATAACAGGGATCTGGTAAAAGATAATGCAGGAACAGAATCCCTGCTGGATAGGATCAATGCAGACAGTGACCTGAGTCTTTTTGCTTCCTATCTGAAAAAGACGGGTTACGATAAGGTAGTGAGTTCCTCCAAAACGTTTACAGTGTGGGCTCCAGACAATAAGGCCATTCAGGCTTTAGATCCCGCCTATTTGAATGACACCGCCAGCCTGAAACTGTTTATAGGAAACTGTATTGCCAATCAGGCGTTCTATTCGAAAGATGCCAGAGATTCTGCGTTAAGGATCAGAACCTATAGCGGTAAAAGGGTTTTGTTTACAGGAGAAACGCTTAATGGGAATGCGGTTGGCAAAAAGGATATTACCGCAAAAAACGGTGTTTTGTATACAATGCCAACGGCATTTATGCCACAGCCGAATGCCTTCCAGTATTTTAGCGCAAACTATGCTGCCGGCCTGCAGTATCAATTTATGAAGACATTGTACTATAGCCCGAATGTAGACAGCATACTGAAAGACTCCCTTATAAAAGCGAATTTAATCAATACCAATCTTAATACTTATACACGCAGCGTTAATATAAACAGTGAAGACTCTTTGTTGACTTATATTATTCTGACAGATCAGGCCTACCAGGCAGAAGAGCAAAAACTACAGTCATTTTTTATTGATTCGACAGTGGAGGTGTCCGATAGTCTGAAGCAGTGGAATGTGATTAAGGACCTGACAGTTGATGGCGTTATAGACCCGGGCGCCATTCCCCCCGTCGTCTATTCAAAAGACAGTGTTGCCATTCGTTTGGCATCCAGTTCAATTGTGAAAGCCGTCAAAGTAAGTAATGGGATGGTGTATGTGGTGAACCATCTCGATTATGATTTAGCTACTAAGATCAAGCCGGTTGTAATACAGGGAGAGCGTTTTTTTGACAGGCTGGACCCTGAAAAAAGCTACACAATCAGAAAAAGACGTAATCCGGCGAATGATTCTATTTTTAGCGATTTGTTCATGGAAAAGCAAGGGATTGCTTCTTATTGGTTCAGATATCCCGTCAGTCTTGCTGCAGGAACGTATAAGGTTTACTGGAGGGCGGTCAACGATTTCCAGACAGGTACCTTCCCGATGATGCTGGCACTGAATCATCATATTGATACCACTTTTGCAGATCCTAAAAATATAGCTTATGATCAGACACTGCCTTATACCACGGTCGAGTTATTGAATTATAATGATGTATATATCGGCGATTTTACTGTGCCTAAGCATGGTCTGGAAGATTTGTTCCTGATAGGGAATAATGTGACTTCCAGTGGAAAGAATACAATTGTGTGCGATTATATTAAACTGGTACCTGTTTTAAATTAATACTATGTATAGAACAAATAAGATTTTTAGATATTTACCTGTTTCTATTCTGGTGACTGCTTTATTAGTAACTCAGGCAATTGGTCAGCCCGTTGTCCCTAAGGATAGCGTGTCAAATTCAACCCAGGTGGATTCGCTTTCGGTAAGCGGTATTATTCAATTGTCTTCAACCGGGGAAAAGCTTGGCGGAATTTCGGTGAGCGTACCCGGATTTGCAGCTGCCATCTCGACCAATGATGGTTCCTTCACGATCAAAGTGCCTGATCCGGATGCCGTGTTATATTTATCCGGCGATGGTTTTGCCGATAAACAGGTCGCATTGAAAGGCCGGCAACATGTGTCGGTCCAAATGTATGAAGAAGGATTTAATTCTCAATATGAACAGGCTGGGCTTCTTTTTGGGGTCAAACCAAAAAACTTTGTTCCTTATTCTCTGCAATCAATTAATACGGATGATAAATGGAGCCAGAACGTTACAGAAACACCCGGTTCTTATCTTCAGGGCCGGATAGCCGGACTCAATGTTACGAGACACTCCGGCACTCCTGGTATAGGCTCCAATATGACATTAAACGGGATTAATTCGTTAAGGGCAACGAATCAGCCGCTGATTGTCGTCGATGGCGTCGTTTATGATAATACTGAATACGGCCACTCTCTGGTGTTGGGAAATATATATAATCCACTTTCTGATATTGATCTGAAGGATATTGAGTGTATTACCGTCCTGAAAAGCGGAAACTCGACCTATGGTACGAAGGGGGCAAACGGGGTCATATTGATTACGACAGCAAGGAGTAAGGAGCTTTCCACCAGAATTGATTTTGCCGCATATGGAGGTTATAATTTTAAGCCCTCAACGCTGCCTGTTATGAATGCGGGAGATTACAGAATCTTATTGTCAGAATTGTTGAAGTCTAAAGGTCTTTCGTCAGATGATATTGCTAATCTGGAATATATGAATGACTATAGCGGGCCCAGCCATCCAAATTATTATAATTATCACAATAATACAGACTGGCAAAAGGAGGTTTTAGACAATAGCTTCAATAATAATTATTATCTTAAAGTAACGGGCGGGGATAATATTGCCAAATATGCATTATCACTGGGCTACATGACCAATAAAGGTACGCTTAAAAATGCGGATCTGAATAGATACCAAATGCGGTTTAATGGGGACCTTAACCTGTCAAAGAAGCTCAAAGCTTCAGTAAACCTTGGGCTGATTTCAACGCAACAGAATCTGATTGAGCAAGGGGGGACCGGTGTACTGAGCCCTTTGTCACTGAGCTTGATTAAAGCGCCGTTTTTATCTGTTCATGTCAGGGATTACGAGGGTAACACTTCCCCCAATTTATCTGACTATGATACATTCAGGATCGCCAACCCTGTGGCCATCAGTGATAATATGCAGGGAAAGAACAAGAGCTACCGATTTACCGGTGCTGTCAAGTTTAATTATGCACTAAATAAAACGATTAATATTAAAACAGTTTTCGGATTAACTTTTGATAAAATGCAGGAGGATTTCTTTCTGCCGCAATTAGGTGTTGTCGCTGATACTATGCTGACCGATGTTGCTTTTAATAGATCCGCCAGTAATGAGGCCCGTTTTTTCTCTTTCTATAATAATACGGCAGTTAGTTATAATAAGGTATTCAATAGTTTTCATAAGCTACAGATAGACCTGGGATATCGTTTCATGAGCAACAAATATGAAAACGAATACGGGCATGGTTATAACTCGGCGACTGACGAGTTTGTGAGTGTGGGCATGGGTAATCCTACGCTGCGGACTGTAGGGGGCTCTAACGGAAAATGGAATTGGATGAATAGCTACCTTCATACGGGATATACCATTCGTGATAAATATTCTGTTGATTTGAATCTTTCCGCCGATGGTTCATCGAGATTCGGCAAACAGGCACCGGACGGCCTTGCTTTAGGTGACGTGAAGTTTGCCATAAATCCGTCTATTGCATTAGGTTGGCTCATTAGTTCCGAAGATATTTTTGCTAACGTAGATTTTGTAGATAATTTAAAATTACGTGCGTCCTTTAGCAGGGTAGGCAATGATGATATAGGTAATTACACGGCCAGGAGATACTATATCTCCCAGAATCTGGTTGGCAGTCAGGGATTGGTCAGGGGCAATATCGGCAATCCTGCATTAGAGTGGGAGACTACCGATAAGATGAATTTCGGATTGGACGGGTCACTATTTAATGAAAGACTGGCTTTTACCCTTGATTATTTTCATAATAAGAGTTACAATGTTATTACAATTGCGCCAACTGACGAAGTCGTCGGTATTGAAAATATCGTGGCCAATAACAGCACGGTTGGGAATAATGGTATTGAGCTGACTTTAGATGCACGTATAATAAACCGTAAACTCAAATGGGACCTGGGCCTGAATGTAGCGCGATATACCAATAAAGTCTATAAGTTTCCCAATGGAAAAGTATTTACTGACTACGCGGGAGCTACCTATGTAACAGAGGCGGGACAGGCAGCTAATTTATTTTATGGCTATTATACAAATGGTGTTTTTAGCTCCGATGCTGCAGCGGCAGCATCGGGGTTGCAGTATGAGAATAATGCGGGGGTATTGACAGACTTTAAGGGTGGTGATGTCATGTTTAGTGATAGAGATGGCAACCATATTATCGATGACAATGACAGAGGCGTTATTGGAAACCCCAATCCAAAGTGGTATGGGGGGATTTCCAACAGTTTAGCCTGGAAAAACTGGGCGCTGGATGCCTTATTCACCTTTAGCCAGGGAAATGATATTTATAATTTCACCAGAATGCAGATGGAATCCATGTCTGGCTTTGAGAATCAGTCACAGGCAATGAATAATAGATGGCGTTACGAAGGTCAGCTAACCTCTCAGCCAAGAGCCGTTTGGGGTGATCCTGCCGGGAATGCAAGGTTTTCTGACAGATGGATTGAAGACGGGTCATATATCAGGTTAAGGACTATTACCCTATCTTATAATATTCCGGTCAATACCACGATCCTAAAATATGTAAACGTCTATGCGACGGGGAATAATTTATTTACCTGGACCAAATATCTGGGATATGATCCTGAGTTTAGTCCGACCAATAGTATATACGGTCAAGGTATAGATTTAGGCTATGCTCCAGTTTATAAAACAGTGCAGCTGGGAGTACGCCTGGGATTCTAGAAACTATATGCATAAAGCCGTATTTAATTAAAGAGCGGCTTTTAAAACTAAATAAAATTATACGGAGATGAGTACTTCTATTATTAAATGGGTGGGGCGGTGCCTGGTGCTACTGGCTTTTTCAGGAGCCTTGTATTCCTGTAATAAGACATTTGATAAACTACCGGATAATGCTTTGGATTATTCCGAGGTCTATCGAGATGTAAATGACGCAGATGCCGCTATATTTGGTATTTATGGGCAATTAATAGGGCTTTCCAAACAGTATATTATTCTCAACGAGCTACGGGGAGACCTGATGGATGTGACGGACAGATCGGACAAATACCTTAAACAGTTAAATCAGGAAACGTCTTCTCAGGATAATCCTTATGCTGACCCGCGGCCGTTTTATAAAGTTATTATGAATTGCAATGACGCCCTTTATAATTTTAAGCTGATGTTGAAGACTAACAGGCTGACGCAGGCTGACTTTGATTTGAGATATTCAGCAGTTGGGGCGATACGGTCCTGGATATATTTTCAATTGGGGATTCAATATGGAAAGATTCCTTACGTAACCGATCCATTAGCAGATGTAAATGCAGTAAAAAATCAGGCGAATTATCCGAGAATCGAGTTCCCCGCGTTGTTGGATACATTGGCAAATTTTACAGAGAGTCTTCCCTATAAACATCCATTTCCTGCTGGGGCTTCTTTAGTTACCAGCATTGACGGGTATTCTACTGAAAAGTTTTTCGTGCCTATTGACTGCTTTCTGGGTGACCTATATTTGTGGAAAGGAGATTACACAGAAGCCGCCAGGCATTATCATTTTATGATGAACTATGCTGATTATCTGTATCCGAGTATGAACAGCGAACAGTTCTATGAGACCTATAAAATAGCGTATACCGGTAATATTGAAAATGACAATTGGAAAAATATCTTTGCTCAGCCCTACGGAGAAAGATATTCTAATTATGAGATTATGTGGGATTTGCCGTTCGACGATAATTTTGCCCCCGGAAATCCGTTTATTCAGCTCTTCTATAATCAACCCAATGGGTATTTATTGAAACCTTCTCAGCTTATCGTGGATCGATGGGATCATCAAATAAGAACCGACAGCACACCGGGCGATTTCCGGGGAGAAGGTGCATCTTATAAATTAGTGGCCGGCCAACCTGTTGTTAATAAGTTCAGTTCTAATTTTGATCCTTTGAGTCCTTTTGAGAAGTCGGACAAATGGATATTGTATCGTGCTGCGACACTGCATTTTCATTATAGCGAATGTGCCATAATGGATGGCAGAACAACGCTGGCATACGGATTAATGAACAAAGGAATCAGAACGGCCTTTAATCCTTTGGAATTAAGCGGTTCAGATGATGTAACTGATTGGGAACAGAGTTTTGGTGCTCCTTATGATTTCGACGCCAGACAAGGAGATTACCCATACTACCGGGGACATTGGTACAGGAATACCGGTATTAACCAAAGGGTATCAGTTCCTTCTGAAATAATTGATTCTGCTAAATATTATGATACAACAGTGCTTCCAAGGCAATTTCTGACGGCCGCAAGTGAGGATAGCCTGAAAAATGACATGATGGATGATTTATTAGGTTATTCGGCAATGGAGCTCGCATTTGAGGGGAATCGTTGGCCGGATCTTCTGCGTGTCGCTATGAGGAGGGAAAAGCATAAGCCTGGAAGTGGGGTTGCTTTTTTGCAGGAGAAAATCTCCGCTAAGTTTAAAGCGGGCGGGCGGCCGGATCTGGCAGCTTCCGTGAGCGGAAGACTGGCGAATCCTAAAAATTGGTTCCTGCCCTTTAACTGGGACTAGTTTTAGTTGTATATTTAACCTTTATAAAATGGAAGATCAATTCTTGAAATGTTGATATAGCTGGATTACGCTTGTAAAACTGATATTGAGTGGAATACAGCAATGAATTTATTCATATTATAACCTGTTGCACATCAGATATCAGCGATGAATTGTTTTAATTTTTTTCACGGTGGTGATTTTGATTCATAGATTGCTCTATTTATTCTCTATTTGGAGGATTGTAGGGCAATTATCATATTACCGCAACATAAATATTAAACCATTGATGAGAAAGATATGTATGGCCTTTGTCAGCCTTTTTATGATCGCCTTTGTAAAACCGGACCGGCCCGGACTGCGTATTTTTATGGCAGGAGATTCCACCATGCAGGCTTATAATCCCGACAAGACACCACAAAGAGGTTGGGGACAGGTATTTGCACGTTTTTTTAATAGTGATGTTGCGGTTAATGACCTTGCCAGAGGAGGCCGGAGTACGAAAAGCTATTTGGCTGAAGGGCTTTGGGATAAACTGGTAGCCGGTGTTCGCAAAGATGACTGGGTGTTTATAGAATTTGGCCATAATGACCATGATAAAAGAAAGCCTGAAAGATTCTGTACGCCTGAGCAATATGAGAACAATCTGATCAAAATGGCGCGCGATGTAAAGCAAAAAGGAGCGCATGCCGTTATATTGAGCCCGATTGCGATGCGCTCTTTTGACAAACAGGGTAAATATTATGACGGCCATGCTTCCTATCCCTTGCGTGCAAGGATGGCAGCGCTTGAATCCGGGGTGCCATTTATTGATGCAGATAGTTTATTAGGAGCAGTTGTCGTTCAATTAGGTCCTGACAGGTCTAAAGACCTTTATATGAATTTTGGCCCTGGTCTGTATAGTGCATTTCCTGACGGGCATTCAGATAATACCCATTTGAGAGAGGCCGGTGCGCTGAAAGTGTGTGAGCTGGTGGTTGCCGCTATGAAAAGACTGGAATTGGAACCGATTAATCAATATTTAAAATAAAACAGGCTATTTATGTTACTTCATAAGAGAATAGTTTTTGCATTATTTGCTATAGGGGTGATAACTCTGGGAAACACTAAAGCTCAGGAAATCCGTCAGTTTGACTTCGGTACGGGGCAGGTCGCAAACGGCTACACCCAGGTGAAAGCTACGGATGTCTATGCTGATAGTACAGGGTTTGGATTCGACTATAGGTCCAATCCTATTGCCATTAACAGGGGAAGTGTCAATGGTAAGGAAGATCCGTTAACCAGCGATTTTTGCACAGGCATCGGATCTGTATTTTTCTCAACAAAATTACCACAGGGAAATTATCAGGTAACAGTCACTTTAGGGGAC containing:
- a CDS encoding SusC/RagA family TonB-linked outer membrane protein, whose protein sequence is MTRIIGKFFLAAVILVFSAIAICSSNSVMAQDGAKRTIIRGRVLDGNTHLPLRGATVTEIDKDDRTINGTATDIDGNFALRVNDPEHNRISGAFINYKPTVIEIKNKTEITINLYGEPEALTDVSVTAYNDLVDNGTGMKIRDRDNTLATATIQQKEIENLSTPNIAAALEGRLPGVNVSVTTGDPGAGLNIQIRGTATINGSSKPLIVVDGMPYNTEIPPDFNFGTADAEGYAQLLNIAPSDIQDITVLKDAAATALWGSQAANGVLVINTKRGKTGKPALSYSFRGTYSRQPKSIPLLSGDQFATLIPEEVANAGGNPLNINENKEFSFDPLDPYWYYNYSNNNNWIDAITQTGYSQDHSVSMTGGGEKAKYYASVGFFHQDGTTIGTGLDRITSKVNFDYNVSKRIRIRANFTYAHLNRKLNYLSSIRNVAYNKMPNMSIYEYDIFGNRSPNYFTPEENIQGQYSHTYNPLALAKNAISKQNGDRITPAFQLQYQMIPRLLLATFDVQFDINNSGAHTFLPQNATGRPLTETVVNQAKASDGDAYSVTTKTNFIYTPRANDRNHQFQALLSLQSNDSKSNAYNVLTTNTASSEFQFPFNGSRATNSSALLTSTRSETRSIGTLLQAQYGWLDRYILNAGLRMDANSRFGPNNRYGFFPSVSARWRFSGEKFMKRYSSFIDDLSFRASYGQAGSAPPNKAIWQYFNTYAPYDYTYMGESGVYSTNVELTNLKWQTLVGTNIGFNLWMFKKRFRLDFEFYRNRIEDMFYDGLQIPSYTGFSSMPANVGTMDNQGWEALLNLIPVKTKNWEVGVDFNFASNENVIRSISDFYPRTNVESLDGNGIYKTYLQVNNPFGSFYGYKYLGVYSTKEETIARDAKGNKILDPYGNILYTRFHYPSVDYVFQPGDAKYADINHDGNIDDKDVVYLGNGLPKITGGFGLNVTFKNRLKLITFFDYKLDYDIVNAADMNTTNMYGFDNQSTAVLARWRNPGDITDIPRALYRKGYNWLGSSRYVQDASYVRLQAVTLRYTLQKKFLDKLNVRSASVYVTVENLYTWTKYKGQNPDVSIIGNNSPFKYPVDNALTPPSRNVLLGINISF
- a CDS encoding RagB/SusD family nutrient uptake outer membrane protein — its product is MKKYLKYLFFISVIAVLSTSCNKWLTVKPQDGLIRDDYWKSKEQFAAAVTGCYESLLNPALVEELFVWGEIRADMVTSTLHTPDDAIKIMEDNILPSNSFTDWSPVYETINNCNTVLQYGPDVINRDPTLTDSAQNVYLAQAYAIRGLMYFYLLRTFGEVPLQLTAVSTDEEVQQLAKSSKEEVYNQIISDFKLAEKYAAPTYGSMDKDRGRITKYGVFAMEADAYLWEDKYDSCVIACDSIINTQKYLLVPGTTQTDWFNQLYADGNSMESIFELQFDAQALNPFYSMFITSSNQYVASTDYLTDAFYGRDPLGIKSDIRGENGSYVPTNGMILKYAALAAGEEYTVRTPDESYAHWIVYRYADILLMKAEALCYLNRGQEALDLIKMVRTRGQALDATIEVDESGSAEDMAKYVLDERARELAFEGKRWYDLLRYAKRDNYKNLSELSQAATINAPKNLIQTILNKYKDVNSHYLPINSNELQADKKLVQNPFYK
- a CDS encoding fasciclin domain-containing protein; its protein translation is MKKVSVKWIFLAMTALLLTGSIWMSCKKVPIVYATTDEVNITGYIDQHLDSFSLFREMLDQTGYDGFLSAYGHYTLFLPTNSAVQSYLKARNKSSVGQLNVDSLKDFLKFHLLADTVYTISFTDGKLPYLTMYGQYLVTGASNSGGSTSYRINRQANIIESNLRQGNGVIHVIDHVLEPATRSVAGIVAADSRYSIFTQALKATGLYDSLNIPAVDNKDTTKAWLTLFAQSDAVFEANNIHSFDELKARFSNTGDPKDPFDSLHLFMDYHIVDRANYLADIISVTSYSTWAPLQAITVKYVHDSILLNDDEFNGVHEPGIELARNGSDVSATNGVVHNATSLLLIKKRDPFPLYWDVCTYPEIMNLPAYYQKQSYDYPWDQLPSFITTSDKKGPSISYVGGVGGSSPVVNYDYLKLPMGNNRSAWVELETPMLVAGSYKVWICWRRAGRNMIVQVSVDSTIMQRTFNKTSYLPSGTDAVLEAQGWKHYTNTTSTTVPGYLVGTVNIKTTGKHKIRFTPLSGGDNDFWLDMIQFIPSDMEQTWPRFDQDGVAHYSADE